Genomic segment of Arachis hypogaea cultivar Tifrunner chromosome 16, arahy.Tifrunner.gnm2.J5K5, whole genome shotgun sequence:
acaacaattttatacccaattttagaataaattttttcatttattcGTAAGGTTTTGAACTAAACAATTTATGTCTTACTAGATTTAGGTTATTTTCGACAAAATCATTATTTAAAAAAGAGTTAGAAATAGCTTTTTCTCCAAGAGAACGAGAATGGGTGTGCATTTGGTCTTGATCCTTGAAGAGTGAAAAAGATAAGTCACTCCACTTACACGACTTTCCCGATAATATCCATAAATGACTTGTCTTTGGTAAGATATGTATGTTACCCCCATTAAATTCAGATGCATGATATACATCAGTACTCCAATGCATTTCTCCCTGTGAgttagaataaatatattttcgaACTTTTTCCTTCAAATTTAAAGTGTATGTTCCCGCGCGAATCTCGGCAATCACTTGCTCTGATTCTACGTATTGATTATTTTGAACTAATAAAAAGCTTTTCGGTGGAATTCTAACATTATGTAGAATGTCATCACTTTCAATAGTTACATATAAGTCTATATAAGATAAAAAAGCAGGATGACCGTGACGTGTACGCGGGAAATTCAAAaagtttttttgtataaaaaatacaaaCGTTGGAATACTCTGAATTAGCTGGATTCTATTCTCTAATAGAATATAGAATTTGtatataaacaaaaatagtttcaaatagttatattttttaataaaatcaaagaaacagaattttagaattatttttatttaatagaatttttaaataaaaataattctattaaataaaattttttacttataactcatataaatatctattttggaatctatttattttataagaagaaaaaatattttgaatggaATATTTGAATGGAATACTAAATTGGTGAtccaaaaatgataaatttttgaatttctttttttaaaagaaaaaaagaatatgcATCTCTTTGGATTcaaaaatgaaatagaaataaaaaagatttgataatAAATGAAAAACTACGAATTTTTTGTTCCATTTCCGacgagataataataataattattgaaatgttTATATCTTTTGTTAAGCTCTTTCTATATATAcgaattcttcttattcatttgaatatatgaatataaatatatattcaagtgaataaataatttaatttctaataatttttataaaaaaaaagaaaaaaaaagaaataattagaatacaattcttttgtttctttaatatttattaattactaaaaaaaattgcaTCTTTCGAATTTATTCTTTCAATCTCGACGATTTACAATAAATAGGTTATTATGATTTCGGGTAAGCCGCTATGGTGAAATTGGTAGACACGCTGCTCTTAGGAAGCAGTGCTAGAGCATCTCGGTAAGTACCTGGATCAATCGAAAGTTCGATTCTATCTGAACTGCTCATTTTCAAATGATATCCACAGTGTTCACAAATATTcatttttgatttaaaaattttcctATAATTTAATCCATAACAATTTTCGCATTCAATCCATAAATGCTTGTATTTTTGAGTTTCATCGAGATCTTTAGAATCCTCTCTTTTAGTTAAATTCTCATTCGTGATAGTTGTTTTTATAGAAGAACCCTCGCTTTCACTACTATTTCCGCCCTTACCACAAATAGAAGTATAAAAGTAACTGTCATTGTATTTATCACTTTCACCTAAAATGTGACTAACAATACAGATTTGAGAACGAAGATAACTTTCAATGCAATTATGAATGCCATTTTTCCAACTCGATTTAGTATCATACATGTAATGATTCTCATGTCTCTTAGAGACATTATTCAGATAGCTAGAATTCTTATTATAACTATCAAAAAGACTTTCTGGTTCACTTAGAAAAGAAGGATcattagaaatcttcaaaaattgattttcaatatcAAAATATATGGAATAACGGTTCCTTTGGCTATTGTTATCCCTAACTAAAAGAATTTTATCAGATAGGAAATTTCTAATGTTCCTGACACCGACTAAATAATCAACATTACTGTAACTAGAATTGTCACTATCATTCCAGCTAGGAAAGTCTTTTTCCATATCAATCAAAATTGGGTCTTCACTTGCACTGGTATTTTCAACAGGACCAAAACTATCCATTGAGTTACTTAGCCCACACCTGTATTCTAACTGCCTATAAAACAGCATAGAATTGAACCACCCTATTAATTACTGTAACTGTAAAAATTCTATTACAGTTACAGTAATTATATTAATAGATTAATATAGTAATATATACTATTAatatagtaatatatattatatactaataTAGATAGTATCTAGAATTTTGGGCTGCTTTAATGGTAGTTTTCACATTTTCCCTTTCTCTCGTAGTATGGGGAAGAAGTGGACTTTAAAGGTACGACTAATTGGGGTGGGGGATCCAACTGTATCAATTGTTTTCTAGCTGGGTTATTAAATTTTTCTATTGAATATTTTTCATTTCCTTTTAATTAATACCATACCAATTCCTTTAATTCAAATATATCCGCATTTCGGAAGTCTATTTTATTTGAGTGGTGTAATGTATTCTATGCATACTAAATACAAAATACTCTGTCAATCACCCAAATAGTGAAATTATTACCTTATTCTTGTTAAGGGGATGAAAAAAAGATAGGAAATTTTTTCCTATTCCAACCTAATTCTTCCTAAGATTTCTATTTAGATGAACTGGCTCTTACCAAAGTTATATATCGAAAATGAGTAACCGCGGAACCCCCTTTAACACCCCTTTTCCCTTTTTTCCCCTCTTTTCAAAGTTGGATTTCTAAGTTCTTTATTGAACTCATTTATTTGCAATCATGGTTAAAATGTAAAAAAGATTGGGGTTGACTACCAATCTTTTCAAAATACAGAAAAAGCTTCTCGTAGAAACTACCGATCATTTGTTAACTATTACAACTATTCCAACTATTTAATCAATTACTTCTTGGAAATGCTAAAAGtattactcaatttttttatatgataccGGGCCGGGATTGATATTAAGAATCAGAAACCCATAAATTTGAATAGCAAAAATAAGAGTTGCTTTTGgattattacatatatattttagtGGAACCAATACAAAAAATGgatgaaataaagaaaaaattggagatataatatatagatatatatactatatatataaatatatataatataatgaatATTATATTCAATAATCTTGAATTCAAATTGGAAAATTGAATATTGTATTAAttgataaaattgaataaaataacaaaaaacaaaatacagaaatgataaaaaatttactaaaaaaatgtatttattttattccaCATTTTATTCTAatctaaaaaaaagagaaagattcTAATCTAATATCTAATATAGAAATAAGATAAAAGCGGGTAGCGGGAATCGAACCCACATCGTTAGCTTGGAAGGCTAGGGGTTATAGTCGacgtttatttatctttttttttttaacgtctctAATTCAAAACCGAATGTGAAACTTTTGTTTCATTCGGCTCCTTTACGGAAGGGATTCAGAAAAGAAGAAATATGGAACACGGAAAAAAGATTCCGCTAACCCATAACATCTATGTCAGCCTTTCTGTATGAATACATTGAAAACGCCTTGCTTTTTAGATGATCCCTATAGAAAAGGAGTATTTTTACAAATATACGTTTATTTTTTCTAGTTACTTCGTTCTCTATTTCTATTTGAAAGAATCTTTAGGAAAAGAATCAAATTTCCATCGAGCTAAAAAAAGGATATCGATGTCTCTAGTAAACTAGAGTAATCGTTTAATAGCTATTGTGCCTCAGGGGAGGTCCTGCGGAAAAATAGCTCGGCGCCAGGATGATAAAAAGCTTAAGACCTCTCTTATTACTTTTTCAATATGAAAAAGTaataagaattcaaaatgaaaaaggtcatcttattcaaaaccccaattatGAAATCCCTTCTCGCCCACTTCACACCTCGGAACGCACCGTtcttatagagagagagaggtgcttTCACATCTTCTTAAGCCGAAATGAAATGGCTGGGGAGAGGGAAGGTTCCCTTTTTTTAGTTTTAGGGTACTCCGGGAAACAGATCCAGTGGAGACGGGATGGGGCCTGTAGCTCAGAGGATTAGAGCACGTGGCTACGAACCAcggtgtcgggggttcgaatccctccTCGCCCACAACCGGCCAAAAAGGTAAGGACCCTTACCTCTGGGGGTAAGAAAATCATGATCGGGCTAGCGGACCCAAAGCTATGGAACTTGGGTGTGGGTATTTTGTCGAAATGGAATGGCCTTACCTTACTGTTTTcttaaaaaagaaacaaaattttcgTAAATGGTGGatatttctaaataaaaaaagtatgtcCTAAGCTTTAgctctttttttaatatttgtattttagtaaaaaattctcATAAAACGAAATttgtcaaatcaaataaaaacattcgtttattttgtttgatatgcagtaaaattaaattcatatgacATGACCCAATCgaataaataagaatttttgtcttttatttcaAAAGCATTAGTTTTTTCGAAgtaatttctttttttacatTAAACAGATATCTATGTTtggcaaaattttgaaaaaagtgtTATAATATTCAAAGTTTTACTTTAGatagaaagatagaaaaaaagagGGGATAAAAAAAATGgctaattaatcaaataaaagaacTATTTGTTTTACGGAACAGAAGATATGTCTTTCACATGACTTGTAGCAATAAAAAAA
This window contains:
- the LOC112805994 gene encoding acetyl-coenzyme A carboxylase carboxyl transferase subunit beta, chloroplastic-like — protein: MAKPIPKIGSRKNGRIGSRKHARKIPKGVIHVQASFNNTIVTVTDVRGRVISWSSAGWFNSMLFYRQLEYRCGLSNSMDSFGPVENTSASEDPILIDMEKDFPSWNDSDNSSYSNVDYLVGVRNIRNFLSDKILLVRDNNSQRNRYSIYFDIENQFLKISNDPSFLSEPESLFDSYNKNSSYLNNVSKRHENHYMYDTKSSWKNGIHNCIESYLRSQICIVSHILGESDKYNDSYFYTSICGKGGNSSESEGSSIKTTITNENLTKREDSKDLDETQKYKHLWIECENCYGLNYRKIFKSKMNICEHCGYHLKMSSSDRIELSIDPGTYRDALALLPKSSVSTNFTIAAYPKS